A stretch of the bacterium genome encodes the following:
- a CDS encoding response regulator, which yields MAKILIAEDDGTSALLLERTLLKAGHEVRRVADGIAAFEVALREGFDVLLADWMMPGKDGLELIGDLRARLPRMPLTMVVTALASAEARQQAFQAGADDYLAKPYRPAEVLERLATLLARQGQSAAEPEAPSLTPMPARRGAAPDHLAVGIATSTGGPEALCALFGRLSPQPRAAFLVAMPGPAWVLDSLAAALAAEATMPVRLAADHLAPLPGGITLARGDRHLYIDPEVHDLRLSDAPAINYVKPAADPLLQSIAHVYRECGVGVVLTGLGRDGARGVQQIHRFGGRVLVQEPSTAAAPDMPTFALETGIADAALPLPELAAALDAAIAELTPHLPAPQTAP from the coding sequence ATGGCGAAGATCCTGATCGCCGAAGACGACGGCACCAGTGCCCTGCTGCTCGAGCGCACGCTCCTGAAGGCGGGACACGAGGTGCGTCGCGTCGCCGACGGCATCGCGGCCTTCGAGGTTGCCCTGCGCGAGGGCTTCGACGTTCTGCTCGCCGACTGGATGATGCCCGGCAAGGACGGCCTGGAGCTGATCGGCGATCTGCGCGCGCGCTTGCCGCGCATGCCCTTGACGATGGTCGTCACGGCCCTCGCCTCCGCGGAGGCCCGGCAGCAGGCCTTTCAGGCCGGTGCGGACGACTACCTGGCCAAGCCCTACCGACCGGCCGAGGTGCTCGAGCGCCTGGCGACGCTCCTCGCCCGCCAGGGGCAATCCGCGGCAGAGCCCGAGGCGCCGTCCCTGACGCCCATGCCCGCGCGGCGCGGCGCCGCACCCGACCATCTTGCCGTGGGGATCGCGACGAGCACGGGCGGGCCGGAGGCGCTGTGCGCACTCTTCGGCCGTCTGTCGCCCCAGCCGCGCGCCGCATTCCTGGTCGCGATGCCGGGGCCCGCCTGGGTGCTGGACAGCCTGGCGGCTGCCCTGGCCGCAGAGGCGACGATGCCCGTGCGCCTGGCCGCGGACCATCTCGCGCCGCTGCCGGGGGGCATCACCCTGGCGCGCGGCGATCGCCACCTCTACATCGACCCCGAGGTGCACGACCTGCGCCTCAGCGATGCGCCGGCGATCAACTACGTCAAGCCGGCCGCAGACCCCCTGCTCCAGAGCATTGCCCACGTCTACCGCGAGTGCGGCGTGGGCGTGGTGTTGACGGGCCTCGGCCGCGACGGCGCGCGCGGCGTCCAGCAGATCCACCGCTTCGGCGGGCGGGTGCTCGTGCAGGAGCCCAGCACGGCGGCGGCGCCGGACATGCCGACCTTCGCGCTGGAGACGGGGATCGCCGACGCGGCGCTGCCCCTGCCCGAGCTGGCCGCGGCTCTGGATGCCGCGATCGCGGAGCTGACGCCCCACCTGCCCGCGCCGCAGACCGCGCCCTGA
- a CDS encoding DUF1624 domain-containing protein: MAAKERFHFIDQFRGLIGVMMALGHSNEYFNHIWYAFEFQDPFFGTPGQFGLRYMGYLCAPGFLIMNGAMVYWAYWRRRHGGAGDWATRWHFIERGLFLILIQMTWVNSAWSGFNSWRPLHWSIIACIGTAMVLLTFVITWRWQFRLALGALLIFGQHFLLQIPYSQKAWTHVPMQMFIDSGSFNLYPALPWFGMALVGSVMAHFWFEGWKSHAERSTKSMLIGVGLVALAVLLRLGRGYGNLTPWSEVGSWSFFLEQKYPPNTVHLVWFAGAVIFMVGLFCRISMHTNFLKPLGVIGRVPLFFYALHIPLLGIFTRRLGFFYREGAVLESFLGWVGLLAVMFPLAWAFGRLKQRSKNHFIQLI; this comes from the coding sequence CTCGGCCACAGCAACGAGTACTTCAACCACATCTGGTACGCCTTCGAATTCCAGGACCCCTTCTTCGGCACGCCCGGCCAGTTCGGCCTGCGCTACATGGGCTACCTCTGCGCGCCGGGCTTCCTGATCATGAACGGGGCGATGGTCTACTGGGCCTATTGGCGGCGGCGGCACGGCGGCGCCGGCGACTGGGCCACGCGCTGGCACTTCATCGAGCGCGGGCTCTTCCTGATCCTGATCCAGATGACCTGGGTCAACTCCGCCTGGAGCGGCTTCAACTCCTGGCGGCCTCTGCACTGGAGCATCATCGCCTGCATCGGCACGGCGATGGTCCTGCTCACCTTCGTCATCACCTGGCGCTGGCAGTTCCGTCTGGCCCTCGGCGCGCTGCTCATCTTCGGCCAGCACTTCCTGCTGCAGATCCCCTACAGCCAGAAGGCCTGGACGCACGTGCCGATGCAGATGTTCATCGACTCGGGCAGCTTCAACCTCTACCCGGCCCTGCCCTGGTTCGGCATGGCCCTGGTCGGTTCGGTGATGGCGCACTTCTGGTTCGAGGGCTGGAAGTCGCACGCCGAGCGCTCGACCAAGAGCATGCTGATCGGGGTGGGCCTGGTGGCCCTCGCCGTCCTGCTGCGCCTGGGTCGCGGCTACGGCAACCTGACGCCCTGGTCGGAAGTCGGCAGCTGGTCCTTCTTCCTCGAGCAGAAGTACCCGCCGAACACGGTGCACCTCGTCTGGTTCGCGGGCGCCGTGATCTTCATGGTCGGTCTGTTCTGTCGGATCAGCATGCACACCAACTTCCTGAAGCCCCTGGGCGTGATCGGGCGCGTGCCGCTCTTCTTCTACGCGCTGCATATTCCCCTGCTCGGCATCTTCACGCGGCGTCTGGGCTTCTTCTATCGCGAGGGGGCGGTGCTGGAGAGCTTCCTCGGCTGGGTCGGCCTGCTCGCGGTGATGTTCCCGCTGGCCTGGGCCTTCGGGCGCCTCAAGCAGCGCTCGAAGAACCACTTCATCCAGCTCATCTAG